Genomic window (Arachis hypogaea cultivar Tifrunner chromosome 13, arahy.Tifrunner.gnm2.J5K5, whole genome shotgun sequence):
ATAAATTATGTGATAACAAGAAATTCTAGCAGAGACAATAAAAttacatataattaatttagATAATGCTATTATGAAAAGTGAAATTTCGgtgaagaataaaatttttttttaaataaagaaaattttcaCCAGAAGAATTTTAGCatgtataatgtatatatattttaataaaaatctttattttttatgtaattttattattcaccaaaaaaattatttaagaaatagattttaaaaataacaaagacTTAATACGAAAAGGATGATTAAATCATGCAAGAACTTTTCGTGAAGTAAGAGAATTATGAATGTTTATCAAGTTTTAGAACTTTTATGCAGCTGAAAATATCAGTATCGAGTTCTAGCTAGAGAACCTTTAAACAAATTGATTAAAAACAACTTATGAAATTAAAGAATAAACATACATAACTATTTCAATAGTAGTTGTTTTAATAACATTAAAATAAACCCTTAAAATACTATTCCAGGTATTTTATATTAGAATAATTACCTAAATATAATTTAGAGTTAAAACTGTTTCTATTATTACAATTAGTAATTatgccaaaaaaattatttaaaattttttttctaaatttatttagtGTCAATATCTTAAGAGGTTAGATATATAATAATAGCCTTCATAATTAAATAACCtctttaatttagttattattacTAGAGTTTCTGTATCACCTCAATATAAATATCATATgttaatgattaaataatattatttttatgacattatagtattaataaatataattatattttagtatatattttattattgtttattctTTGTTTATTATATgttctttaataatatttttgttaataacaaaaatattataaaataataatttttaaaaaagattaaaaatatttttaaaaaaactattttagaatttttaaaatttttcaagaactattttgagattttttttaaattttttggggaCTATTTTATACTTcactataaaaattaatttgtccagAACACATACGTAGATACTTAACAGTCACATATGCGAGCTAAAATTCTACGTCAGCAGTCATTATTAGTGACTAACGGAAGAAAATTGTATTATCTaacaaaaataaatgttaaaaactATTTTAGGTAATTATTCTTTATATTATAAGGTAGCTTTTGAAATCTCTAAAAAACttcgaatttaattttaaaataacttgagATATTAGCAAATAATGAGATAATTATAATTgagaattttttaactaaaataaacatgaaaataagaaataagaaactCATTCGAGGGTAAAATTATGAAGAAGATTAAATATCTTGTATGGTATGTTCTTCATGATGCTTTGTTTACTGTTGTTTTTTCGAGCTAAAAAAGATTTTGCTAATTTTGATATTTGTCCTCGTTGCTATAATAGAGTGGAATCTGTTTTTTGTTATTTGCATGACTGCAGTATGGCTAAAAATATATGACATAGAATCGgcttttttttctcaatttttttttcaaagtataACTTGTAGGATTGGTTTGctttaaatgttaaaaaaaaacgatttctttttcttgtttgttgtGTGGTGGATTTGGCAAAGACGCAACAATGGCATTTTCAATTCTGATCAACCTTGGTCTCCAACTAAGCTTCAAGTCCTTATATATAATTCTTGtcaagatttcaacaaatcagttCATGTCCAAGAAGTTGATACCCCtttttctttgttgattgatTGGGTAGTTCCACTAATAAATAAGTTCAAGATAAATTGTGATGTCAGTTTTATGGGAGATATTGGTGCAGCGGATTTTGGTTGTATCATCAGAAACTCAGCTTGTAAGTGCGTAAAATGTTGTGCTGGTCGTCTTTCGTCTAATTCAGTTCTTAGAGGAGAGTTTTTTGCTATTTGACAGGGTATGACTCTGGCTTAGGAGATGGGTCTTTGTAATGTCATTTATAAAACGGATTGTCTTAAAATTGCTCTTTTTATACAAGCTACAAATGCCTTTGTTCATGTGTTGGATAAagatattgtaaaaaaaattcaacatatATTTGTTAGAAATTGGCGTGCTTTTCTTAATTGGATGTTGTGTTTTGTTAATGTTGTTATTGATTCCTTGGCCAAAGAAGCTACAAGATATAATGAGCTTTATAAAAAATGGATTACTCTTACTGAGAATTAGGAGTGCACTTGGGACCGGGTGAAACTAGATTCGTCTTAATTCGGATCCGACcctaaataatgaccgggtctatttttgagatcctTATCTGATCCTAAATTCGGTGAAATCACACCACTTTCAGACTACACTAGGACCGGGTCTCGACCGGGTGATCCGACcctaaataatgaccgggtctatttttgagatcctTATCTGATCCTAAATTCGGTGAAATCACACCACTTTCAGACTACACTAGGACCGGGTCTCGACCGGGTGAAGTCCATGTCTTGCTAAATTTTATGTCAAAATTATGAAGCActcatttataaagaaaaaaaaaatacttgttaTAGAGAAGTTGATAACCATATTTGAACTTAAATTTATCCATAGATTCTAATTTTAtacttctttgatctattttctaattcaacaaatgtgattaaaaataaaacaataaacttataattaatataatatagtattggaattaatttaaaacatatatatccTTTTTAGTCCCCTTTGATACACATAGGTCTGGTGAAGTAAGATTTGCCTTAATCCAAATCCAATCCTAAATAATAACTGGATCTATTTTTGATATTCTTATCCGGTCTTAGATTCAGTAAAATCATACCAAATTAGTCTCAAAATATTTAAGTCTAAACCGAATCTTTGAATCGGATTGGATCATGTGCACCCCTACTGAAAACATTAAAagactaataaaaaatttaaagaaacttttaactttttaattaagAAGTTTGTTGGTTTCTTTGTGTATTTGTAttatttatgagagaaaaaaaaaaacactaatacAGGAAGTTAGGAAGTCAATTTTGATGCATTATATATAAAAACATTTAAATATATGCAGTAATCATATATTATGTTATTAAAAAGGAATTTGGTATAGTAATTTAAAATCCTATTAATAAAAGCAAGGATACTAACAATATAGCAATAGTAGtactatatatgtatttaattaaacAACTATATCATTACAAATAATTGCTTTTCGTAAATATCATGCGAATAATTCtttaaaaacaaatatattaagTGTTTGTTTAGCTTtactattttgataaaaaaaaatttttttaataaatttttttttattttaatgtgtttgataaatttttaataataaaaataaaaatattaaaaaaaattttaaaaaattatttttttgaaatattataatttatattttttaaaaaatatttttttcatataataaataaataaaaaaatatttttatattattatactaaaaaataattaataaataaataaatttataaaatatctaaatataaaattatttttatttttttataagatctttataaaaaaaaactcaaaaaaaattttttttttaaagctcGGCAAAACAAGTCCTAAGTGATTATGTAAAATAACTTATaacacatcaaaattaaactcaacaaattattgTCTATAATTGTTTTGGGGGGGTGGGATGTGATCAAGGTGTGAAGATTGGCCTGAATTATTAGAATAATAATATAAGTGACTTGTAAAGTTTGGATGTGTCGTAAGTCGTAACAGAGATCGGGGAAGAAGAAGCACTCACATTATTAGTAGCATAAGTATATAGTAATCCAAGTAGGTTTTCACATTCCAATTCGTCCTGCGTTGATTGTTGACTTCACTGATACTCGCTGGAATTGGGAAATGGGGACTGCCATAATTCGCAGGAGCATCACCCGCTACCTCAACCACCCTTCTCTtctttctgcttcttcttcttcttggtgtTTGAGTCAGCAACAACATGCGCGTGTTTCGAACCCCCTTTCATCATTTCTTCACACCAAAACCAGCGGTGGCGGTGCAGCACTTCCTTCTTACATGCGAGGAGCTGTGTATTGGGAACCCAACAAGCCTCTCACCATTGAAGAGTTCAACATGCCTCGACCCAAGGCCGGGGAGCTTCTCATCAAAACCAAGGGTATATTCAATCAATTACTATTATTATGAGTTTGATCAATCCAATGtcgtgattatgaatgaatgcatTTGCAGCTTGTGGAGTTTGCCACTCTGATTTGCATGTTTTGAAAGGTGAAATCCCTTTCTCAAGTCCATGTGTTGTGGGTCATGAGATCACTGGTGAAGTTGTTGAACATGGACCTCTCTCGGACCCCAAAATTATTGAAAGGTCAACACTTGCTTACAATTCTCAACAAACACTCTCTTTCACTGTTTCCCTATTAGTGTTTTGTGTCTGATCATGTTCTGGTTCGTAACAGTTATTATTTTTCCATATTTCAGGCTTCCACTTGGATCTCGAGTTGTTGGGTCCTTCATCATGCCTTGTGGCAACTGCTCCTATTGTTCAAAGGTACTAATATAACCATGGATTTAGAAAATCCACTCTATATCCCAACTGAATTATCGTTTGCTCTTGATGTTTTCTAAAATGACATACAGGGCCATGATGATCTATGTGAAGATTTCTTTGCTTATAATCGTGCAAAAGGAACACTATATGATGGTGAAACTCGATTATTTCTTAGAGGCAGTGGTTCGTATTATTTCCATGTTATTCGCAAATGTTCTTGTAATGTTTTATAATTTCATACTAAGGGCCTGTATATAAACATTCTCAATTATTTGTTTTGACCTACTACATATTTCTATTTTCTGCAATGGCAAGAATATCTAATCTTAATAATCTGATCTTTTGTTACCCGAATACTGAAAATCGTTTGCAATTTATATAGGAAAACCAGTATTTATGTATAGTATGGGAGGGCTTGCAGAGTACTGTGTTGTGCCAGCAAATGCTTTGTGTGTATTACCGAAAGCATTGCCATATAGCGAATCTGCAATTCTAGGATGTGCTGTTTTTACTGCTTACGGTGCTATGGCTCATGCGGCTGAGGTGCGTCCTGGTGATTCTGTTGCTGTTATTGGAACTGGGGGTGTTGGTTCTAGGTAAATGAACCAATTTTCAAATTAATGTTACACAGTTGAATCTTGCTCAGCcttgctttttattatttttgttgtgttcATAGTCCTTGCTTGAGCTAAAACAggttaataattaataactaacccTTGAAATCTCCATGTCCTGtattttttctatttgtttgATTAATGTGGAAGCTAGTTAATTAGAGAAAACATTATATAATGATGTCTCACTTGCCTTACACTTAAACTACACACAAAATCACTTCACTCTATAGTATtcaacacaaattaaagaaaaaagaaattctatttagtatttacaaaaatgataaataataaaCTTGGTTTATAAGTAATGAAATGAGACAATGCCCGTgagcaaataaataataaactccccttcaaaaataaataataaactcaCTTTGGCTTTTATATATGAAGTGGATTTTGGGGAAAACATCATATCAACTTTGCTTAGCTGGATTTAGTCACAAAATAACGGCGGCGGTTTGACTTCGCTACTTGGTTTGCCACAGGAATTGAATTccacaattttgttttattttctgcttATTATTTTAAGGAGAAATTAAGACCAAGAAGGCAACAATCACGTTCAGTAGTTTGTAGCCAGTTTGTGTGTGATTGAAATTGAAGCTCAGCCACATCTGTTAAGTATCATACTCATTTTATTTGGTTCTTCATTATCACTTTTTGGCCAAGATTGCTTATGACccccattttttttttaatttttttatgaattgttGAAATTTGCTGGAAATTTGACATCTAACTAGATTATATGCACAATTTTATGAACTGTTAAAAATTGCTGTAGAAATCGTGAGCAAAGAATTTGGAGAAATCtagaatattttatatttatgttctAATTTGGCCATTTTCTTACATCAGGGGAATTGGTGCTAATCAACTacacttgttttcccttttaacAGTTGTTTGCAGATAGCTAGAGCATTTGGTGCCTCAGATATAATTGCTGTGGATGTTCAGGATGAAAAGCTACAAAAAGCAAAGACATTTGGTGCTACTCACACTATAAATTCCACAAAGGAAGATCCCATCCAAAAGATCATTGTATATGAATTTCCCTTTTGCCTCGTTGTTTGACATTTACCTGTGTTAATAATTTAATATCCCTGTGAACGAGTACTTGTGTGAGAAATTCCACTAGGAAACTGTCCAAGCAACATGATCTTCTGTATCTCTAGAATGACATCTCTGCATCAGTAAAAATGTTGAAGAATATCTACTGAgtatttttttgaatgaaaagaaaacAGGGTTTCTTATTGATTATGTATTAGATTGTCATTAGCTTTGTCTATACCTTCCGATTTTTAACTCTTTCAAATCAATACAATCACACAGGAAATTACTGGTGGGAAGGGTGTTGATGTTGCTGTGGAAGCCTTGGGAAAACCTCAGACATTTGCCCAGTGCACACAGAGCGTGAAGGACGGAGGAAAAGCCGTGATGATTGGACTGGCACAAGCTGGTTCTGTGGGTGAGATGGATATAAACCGGCTTGTTCGTAGAAAGGTGTGCAGTCTAAGTATCTTTTTTATTGCTATTGTTGTCAACAATATTACGGTGTAGCTCTCAGTTTGAAATGAAACTTACCATTCGTTTATCAATGCTTATTTTGTATGCCATGTTAAAAGAGTTCTATCTGATGATGAGTTACATAACTTCCATATGAAAAAATGGTTTTGATAGAATATCATTTGATACATGCAGGAAAAGGCTTCTGTTCTTGTTGTTTcttccctttttcctttcttgagaAAAAGAATCTCTTCATCTAAGCATATTAAACTTGTATTTGAGCAGATACAAATTATAGGGTCGTATGGAGGGAGAGCCAGGCAAGATCTTCCAAAGTTAATGAGATTAGCAGAATCAGGAATATTCAATCTTGAGCATGCTGTTTCTAGAAGATACACCTTTGAGGAGGCAGCCAAAGCATTCCAAGATCTCAACCAAGGAAACATTGTTGGTAGAGCTGTCATAGATATAAACTAGGCCAATGTTCCAAGCACTGTTGCAAGGTGTTGGGGTCCTGTGCTGTGTTATGATCTTGTGATAAACAAAACTAATTGCAGTCAGATGACATGCTCAAATAAAAAGGGCCTATTCTTTTAATGCCGGTTTGCTTCTATCAAGTTTTTTCCTGAAAGTTCCTAATTGGCACCTGATAGTTATGGTCTCAAACCATATTTCAAAACCAGAAGGGGTTACACATGATTTCCCCTTCCAATGTGTTATCTTCGCTTCTTTGCTATATAATATCTATTCATTTCTTTACGAAACTGTGTACGATGTCAGAAAATTATGAAGCAATTTGAGTTAGTCAAGTGGTCAGTTCATTCGTCTACTTAAACAAATGTCGGAAGTCCGAATTTCGCTTTTTGCATGCAGCAATTTATTGGCTAGTGGTAGATtcttaaatgaaattcaaatcCGCGACGGATTTATCTTTGACCTGTCGGACTAAAAAATACTGTAAGCAACAAAAACAAACCTTTTTTGGGGGGTGAGGGGGGGGTGGGGAGGGCAGAGTGAATAGACCATTCTTAGTACCAACAATTTTTAGTCGCAAGATCAACATCAACAAAATTAATGGAAGAAATCAATACCTTAAATTCAAAAGGAAAAGAACTCatttttttaaaagcatataGAAAGAATTCTACCAGTCTAATCTCGCAACCATGCTTAAAATTCCAAAGCATGTATCATACAAGGGTTAAAAATTACTACATCTAATTTAATAAGATAATACGATTATATAAAACAACGAAAATCATCTCATTAGGTGGAGTTGGTTATATAGATCAAACGATGGCATTGCattctatcatgtatcatgtctaatTGAATGTTAATCTTCTTTCCACATGTCAAAATCATCTAAGACGAGATTCTATAATCTTTTCTACAATAGATGCTACTCAAACTTTTCtgttatatcttcattcctttttTGTCCATACATATGGTCTTTCATCCATCATAACATCCTCATCTATGCGCATTTATGTTCATGTTCACCCTTTGTCGTCCAACACTCTGGTCCATATAACATAGCCAGTCTAAtgacaatataataaaaaaaaatttcaaattttaaagatatttttcttcGCATATAAAACCAAACAGGcaaatagtcaccaaaaaaaaaaaaaaaaacaggctaACACACTCCGCCACTTTTACATCTTTAATTTATCCATTATCTTGCATAATACACTTAAGATACCTAAAATACTTTACTTATGGTAGGACGATTTCTCaaattttcacttttgtattatTGTTTTTCCTTTGCCTATCAAACTTAGATTCTATATAAGAGCTTATGTTCAAAACGTATTCCTCTAAAACTCCTCTCAACAACTAGCTTCTGATTTAAATCTTCTAAGACGAAATCCAATTTTTTCAGACAAGTACGAAATGCTTGAAAAccactagtaaaaataaaattaatgagACAATAATAACCCTCATACATCATCTTAATAAAATCCTTGACCATTAATTTCTATTTTTCGTATATACTAAAAAACTGTGAAGTGCATTCTACATTTTCAAAAAACCATATTAGTTAAAGGCAATCTTGTACCAATCTGACTCTGCTATTATTTAAAAATGGGACATGTACAAAATT
Coding sequences:
- the LOC112732997 gene encoding uncharacterized protein, coding for MGTAIIRRSITRYLNHPSLLSASSSSWCLSQQQHARVSNPLSSFLHTKTSGGGAALPSYMRGAVYWEPNKPLTIEEFNMPRPKAGELLIKTKACGVCHSDLHVLKGEIPFSSPCVVGHEITGEVVEHGPLSDPKIIERLPLGSRVVGSFIMPCGNCSYCSKGHDDLCEDFFAYNRAKGTLYDGETRLFLRGSGKPVFMYSMGGLAEYCVVPANALCVLPKALPYSESAILGCAVFTAYGAMAHAAEVRPGDSVAVIGTGGVGSSCLQIARAFGASDIIAVDVQDEKLQKAKTFGATHTINSTKEDPIQKIIEITGGKGVDVAVEALGKPQTFAQCTQSVKDGGKAVMIGLAQAGSVGEMDINRLVRRKIQIIGSYGGRARQDLPKLMRLAESGIFNLEHAVSRRYTFEEAAKAFQDLNQGNIVGRAVIDIN